The Echinicola jeungdonensis genome segment ACAATGTATTCCCGATGATCCCAACAGGTTGTTCTGTAGAAGAAGTAAGATTAAGCTAAGCACCATTTATGAATCGATATACCATATCCCTTTTTACCGAGAATTTTATCGGTATACTGAATAGAGTTACGCTCATTTTTACCAGGAGAGGTGTTAATATAGATGCCCTTACGGCCTCTGAAAGTAAAGAGGATGGGGTCCACCGGATCACAATTGAAGTGACCACGACAGAAGATCAGGTCCTTCAGATTGTGAAACAAACAGAAAAAATAGTAGAGGTCATCAAATCCTTTTATTACCGGGATGATGAGGTGGTTTATCAGGAGATTGCCCTGTATAAAATACCCATCAGCAGTTTGGATCCCGGATTGGAGAAAGTGATCAGGCAATATAATGCCAGGATCATTTCTGCAGAAAAGGAATTTGTGGTCATTGAAATGACCGGCCATAAGGAAGACACCAAGGCATTGCTGGAAATTCTTAAGGATTTTAACATTCTGGAATTTGCCAGGTCAGGCCGGGTAGCCGTGGCCAAACCCATGGGAACAATTGATAAGTATTTGAATAATTAAAAACAGACACAATGAAACTGAAATTCGGAACAGTTGAAGAGGATGTAGTAACAAGAGAAGAATTTCCTCTCGAAAAAGCTAAAGAAGTACTAAAAGACGAGGTAATTGCCGTATTGGGTTACGGGGTGCAAGGCCCTGGACAGGCATTGAACCTTAAAGATAATGGTTTCAACGTTATCGTAGGTCAAAGAAAAAATTCCAAAACTTGGGATAAAGCTGTTGCCGATGGATGGGTTCCTGGCGAAACCCTTTTTGACTTGGAAGAAGCTTGTGAAAGAGGTACTATCCTTCAGTATTTGCTTTCAGATGCAGGTCAAATCGCCCTTTGGCCCACTGTAAAAAAACACCTTACCCCAGGGAAAGCATTGTATTTCTCTCACGGTTTTGGGGTGACGTACAATGATCAAACTGGAATTGTACCTCCAAAAGATGTAGATGTGATCTTGGTAGCTCCAAAAGGATCCGGTACTTCTTTGAGAAGAATGTTCGTAGAAGGTAGAGGTTTGAACTCTTCTTTTGCCATCCATCAAGATGCTACGGGTAAAGCCAGAGATCGTGTCATTGCACTGGGTATCGGTGTTGGTTCCGGATACTTATTTGAAACTGATTTCTATAAAGAAGTGACTTCTGACCTTACTGGTGAAAGAGGAACTTTGATGGGGGCTATCCAAGGTATCTTTGCCGCCCAATATGAGGTATTGAGAGAAAATGGTCACTCCCCTTCTGAGGCTTTCAATGAAACTGTTGAGGAATTGACTCAAAGCTTGATGCCTTTAGTAGCTGAAAATGGTATGGACTGGATGTATGCCAATTGCTCTACTACTGCGCAAAGAGGTGCTCTTGACTGGTGGAAACCATTTAGAGATGCTTCCAAACCTGTTTTTGAAGAACTTTATAAGAGTGTAAAAGAAGGTAAAGAAGCTGCCAAATCCATCGAATCTAACAGTAAATCGGATTATAGAGAGAAGCTGGAGGAGGAATTGAGTGAATTGAGAGATTCAGAAATGTGGAAAGCTGGTGCGGTTGTACGTAAGCTTAGACCAGAAAATAGTTAATCCATTTCTGATCCGGAAGACTCCTGAAGAAAATATTTTCATATAAAGTACTGTCTTTAAGGAACTTCCAATACCATAAAAGCATTTAGAGGGGCAGGGCCTATGAAACAGGGGCCTTTGCCACTCTAAATTTTAGTTGATTGATAATTGAAGCGATGGAAAAGAAAACTTTATTTGACAAAGTATGGGATGCCCATGTGGTAAAGTCAGTCCCCGATGGGCCGGACGTGTTTTTTATAGATAAGCATTTTATCCATGAAGTAACCAGCCCGGTAGCCTTCCTAAACCTTGAAAACCGTGGAAACAAAGTATTGTTTCCGGAAAGAACGGTAGCCACACCTGATCACAATGTTCCTACCATAGATCAGGATAAAACAATCAAAGACAAGCTTTCCCGCATGCAGGTGGAAAAGCTTAGAGAAAATTGTAAAAAGTATGGGATCGAATTGCACGATCTGGGTACGGATCACCATGGGATTGTCCATGTGATTGGGCCTGAGTTGGGTATCACCCAACCCGGTATGACCATTGTCTGCGGAGACAGCCATACTTCAACCCATGGTGCATTTGGCGCCATTGCCTTCGGTATCGGTACTTCTGAAGTAGAAATGGTTTTTGCTTCTCAGTGTATCATGCAGAGTAAGCCTAAAAGAATGAGAATCACCGTGGATGGTGAAGTGGGCGAAGGCGTTACCTCTAAGGATATCATCCTCTATATCATTTCAAAAATTTCTGCTAGTGGTGGTACTGGTTATTTCATTGAGTATGCAGGGTCTGCTATAGAGAGCTTGAGCATGGAAGCCAGAATGACCATCTGTAATATGAGTATTGAAATGGGAGCTAGAGGGGGAATGATTGCCCCTGACGAAACCACTTTCAATTTCCTAAAAGGCAAAGAACATGCACCAAAAGGAGATGATTGGGATAAAGCAGTAGAATACTGGAAATCTCTGAAAACCGATGAAGGTGCAGAGTTTGATTTGGAATACAGCTATGATGCTTCGGATATTGAACCGATGATCACTTATGGTACCAATCCTGGTATGGGTATCAAAATCAAGGATATCATTCCAACTGTGGAAGGTATGGAAGGTAATGTCAAAAAATCCTATATCAAGTCCTTGGATTATATGGGCTTCCAACCAGGTGAACCGATCAAAGGCAAAAAGATTGATTATGTCTTTGTGGGTAGCTGTACCAACGGAAGAATAGAAGATATTAGAGCGGTTGCAGAATTCGTGAAAGGCAAGAAAAAAGCCGATAATATCACGGCTTGGATTGTACCCGGATCAAGAGAAGTGGAGAAAAAAGCCATTGAAGAAGGCTTGGTGGAAATTCTGGAAGAAGCTGGCTTCAAGCTGCGTCAACCAGGTTGTTCTGCTTGTTTGGCGATGAATGACGACAAAATTCCTTCTGGCAAATATGCCGTTTCTACTTCCAACAGAAACTTTGAAGGGCGTCAGGGACCTGGTTCCAGAACCTTATTGGCCAGTCCTTTGACCGTAGCGGCAGTTGCGATCACCGGAGAAGTAACCGATCCACGTGAATTAACATTAGCAAAAATTGACGAATAATGGCTTACGATAAGTTTACTATATTAAAAAGTACCGCTGTTCCATTGCCTTCTGAGAATGTGGACACGGACCAAATCATTCCAGCAAGATTCCTGAAAGCTACAGAAAGAAAAGGTTTTGGGGAAGCTTTGTTCAGGGATTGGAGATACGACAGTGAAGGGAATCCTAAGCCAGACTTTGTTCTTAATGACCCTACCTATTCTGGAAAAATTTTGGTAGGAGGAAAGAACTTCGGCTCTGGTTCCAGTAGGGAACACGCTGCTTGGGCCATTTATGATTATGGCTTTAGATGCGTAGTTTCAAGTTTCTTTGCAGATATCTTTAAAAATAATGCTTTGAATGTGGGCATTCTTCCGGTAACGGTAACACCTGAGTTCCTGGAAGAGATCTTTGTAGAAATTGAAAAAGACCCCAATACTGAACTGGAGGTAAATATCCATAAGCAGACTATTACTTTGCTTTCTACCGGTACCCAGGAATCATTTGAAATCAACTCTTACAAAAAAGAGAATATGATCAATGGCTTTGATGACATCGATTACCTCCTTAACATCAAGGATGATATCGTTTCATTCGAAGCTAACAAAAGATAAGAATAGGACATGCGTCTTAATAAGCAAATAGAAATCATGGATACCACCCTGAGGGATGGAGAACAGACCTCAGGGGTATCCTTTCTGCCTTCTGAAAAACTTCAGATCGCTAAGTTGCTGCTGGAGGAACTGAAGGTGGACAGGATAGAAGTGGCATCTGCCAGGGTTTCTGAAGGGGAGCTAGAAGGGGTGAAAAAAATCACGCATTGGGCCGCTGAAAAAGGCTACTTGGACCGGGTGGAAGTACTTGGTTTTGTAGACACTCCCGCCTCGGTAGACTGGTTGTCAAAGGCAGGTGCCAAAGTCCTGAACTTACTGACAAAAGGGTCGTTAAACCATTTGACCCATCAATTAAGGAAAACCCCGGAAGAGCATTTCGAAGCCATCGCCAAATGTATTGACTATGCCACAGAAAAAGGTATAGCCGTCAATGTTTATTTGGAGGATTGGAGCAGCGGAATGAAGAACTCCAAGGATTATACCTTCCGGTTGATTGATTTTTTATCTGTGCAAAAAATTAATAGGGTGATGCTTCCTGATACCTTGGGATTGCTGAAGCCTAGCCAAGTAGCAGAATTTTTATATGAAGTGACCAGGAAATTCCCTGAAATGCACTTTGACTTCCATGCCCATAATGATTATGACCTTGCTGTTGCCAATGTCTTGGAAGCAGTAACGAATGGTGCTTCCGGAATCCATACTACCATCAATGGTTTGGGAGAAAGGGCAGGAAATGCGCCTTTAGAAAGTGTTGTGGCTTGTATTACGGATTTTACCAATTTCAAGCTCAATGTCCAAGAAAACAAAATCTACCGTATCAGCAAATTGGTAGAGCAGTTTTCAGGAATGCATATTCCTTCCAATAAACCAGTGGTAGGTGAAAATGTATTTACCCAAACTGCTGGAATTCATGCAGACGGTGATAATAAGAAAAATCTTTATTTCAATGATCTGCTTCCAGAGCGGTTTGGCAGGACAAGAAAATATGCCTTG includes the following:
- the ilvC gene encoding ketol-acid reductoisomerase, which codes for MKLKFGTVEEDVVTREEFPLEKAKEVLKDEVIAVLGYGVQGPGQALNLKDNGFNVIVGQRKNSKTWDKAVADGWVPGETLFDLEEACERGTILQYLLSDAGQIALWPTVKKHLTPGKALYFSHGFGVTYNDQTGIVPPKDVDVILVAPKGSGTSLRRMFVEGRGLNSSFAIHQDATGKARDRVIALGIGVGSGYLFETDFYKEVTSDLTGERGTLMGAIQGIFAAQYEVLRENGHSPSEAFNETVEELTQSLMPLVAENGMDWMYANCSTTAQRGALDWWKPFRDASKPVFEELYKSVKEGKEAAKSIESNSKSDYREKLEEELSELRDSEMWKAGAVVRKLRPENS
- a CDS encoding alpha-isopropylmalate synthase regulatory domain-containing protein, which codes for MRLNKQIEIMDTTLRDGEQTSGVSFLPSEKLQIAKLLLEELKVDRIEVASARVSEGELEGVKKITHWAAEKGYLDRVEVLGFVDTPASVDWLSKAGAKVLNLLTKGSLNHLTHQLRKTPEEHFEAIAKCIDYATEKGIAVNVYLEDWSSGMKNSKDYTFRLIDFLSVQKINRVMLPDTLGLLKPSQVAEFLYEVTRKFPEMHFDFHAHNDYDLAVANVLEAVTNGASGIHTTINGLGERAGNAPLESVVACITDFTNFKLNVQENKIYRISKLVEQFSGMHIPSNKPVVGENVFTQTAGIHADGDNKKNLYFNDLLPERFGRTRKYALGKTSGKANILKNLMELGISLEPDELSKVTQKIIELGDRKERVTTEDLPYIISDVLQNNSIKKDISIEGYHMAHSKGLKPTVQLRLKVKDQYYGAHASGDGQFDSFMKALHKIYKTLNKTLPKLTDFNVSIPPGGKTDAFVETVITWEYGRIFKTKGLDSDQTVAAMMATEKMLNILEQIDTRKSENVNLYGNEYSAATR
- the leuC gene encoding 3-isopropylmalate dehydratase large subunit, producing MEKKTLFDKVWDAHVVKSVPDGPDVFFIDKHFIHEVTSPVAFLNLENRGNKVLFPERTVATPDHNVPTIDQDKTIKDKLSRMQVEKLRENCKKYGIELHDLGTDHHGIVHVIGPELGITQPGMTIVCGDSHTSTHGAFGAIAFGIGTSEVEMVFASQCIMQSKPKRMRITVDGEVGEGVTSKDIILYIISKISASGGTGYFIEYAGSAIESLSMEARMTICNMSIEMGARGGMIAPDETTFNFLKGKEHAPKGDDWDKAVEYWKSLKTDEGAEFDLEYSYDASDIEPMITYGTNPGMGIKIKDIIPTVEGMEGNVKKSYIKSLDYMGFQPGEPIKGKKIDYVFVGSCTNGRIEDIRAVAEFVKGKKKADNITAWIVPGSREVEKKAIEEGLVEILEEAGFKLRQPGCSACLAMNDDKIPSGKYAVSTSNRNFEGRQGPGSRTLLASPLTVAAVAITGEVTDPRELTLAKIDE
- the leuD gene encoding 3-isopropylmalate dehydratase small subunit → MAYDKFTILKSTAVPLPSENVDTDQIIPARFLKATERKGFGEALFRDWRYDSEGNPKPDFVLNDPTYSGKILVGGKNFGSGSSREHAAWAIYDYGFRCVVSSFFADIFKNNALNVGILPVTVTPEFLEEIFVEIEKDPNTELEVNIHKQTITLLSTGTQESFEINSYKKENMINGFDDIDYLLNIKDDIVSFEANKR
- the ilvN gene encoding acetolactate synthase small subunit, with product MNRYTISLFTENFIGILNRVTLIFTRRGVNIDALTASESKEDGVHRITIEVTTTEDQVLQIVKQTEKIVEVIKSFYYRDDEVVYQEIALYKIPISSLDPGLEKVIRQYNARIISAEKEFVVIEMTGHKEDTKALLEILKDFNILEFARSGRVAVAKPMGTIDKYLNN